ACAGATTTTTGTAGCAGTtttaccaatggtgaaatgtggaatttcgctatgaatccatgcctggcaaacaaaTTCACTACCATTAATTCAACAGCACATAAAACACATGAGTTTGCTCTGCTTGAATAGAACAGGGAGTTACTCCATCTATCCTATCTATATTTTGGGAGttatcatccaagggttctctgatactcctgagcttcaaatccctctttttgtgctattccttgtaatctatctcatcattctgctgggaaatctcatcatattcttagtcatttcattcaatcctcacttacacacccccatgtacatattcttgcagaacctttcactcatagacatttctttccctTCAAATATTTTACcaaatttgctacatattcttctcacacaacaaaataacatttcattcttggggtgtatgactcaaatgtatgtttttgggttcttggctgccagtgaatactttctcctgacggccatggcatatgatcgttatgttgccatctgtgatccccttcattacattgcccgaatgagcaggaaacactgtgctgggcttataactgcagcattcactgttgggtttctTGACCCTGTCGCCCATCTTGTACTTatacctaaactatcatattgtgcttcccatcttattaaccatttcttctgtgatatcacaccactgctaaaactttcctgcagcagcacttttagtgtggaacttttaaaTTACCTTGTAGGGACATTGCTGGGTTTCAactccttcctccttactctgatctcatacatatttatcatctctgctatcctgaaaatacaatcctcagaggggagacaaaaagccttttctacctgtgcttctcacctggcctgtgtgataaccctttatgggacagttatttgcctgtatatgagacccaccacaaattattccctggaaagagacaagtatttctcactgctgtacattgccctgggccctgtgctaaatcctcttatttacacacttaaaaatagagaatttcaatcttccttTAATAAAGCAAGGCAAAGACTTTTGTATTTTAGATAAGTGTTAGCTAATAAAGTCAATACAATTTCAATCTGGAGAAGATAGTTCTCAGGACACTGTGAGTGAGGGGAGATAGTTTTAGGAACAACTTGTATAGGTGAACTTCATGAAAAATATGGCTTGCTTGTTCCAACCTTATTAATTGATTCAGTGTTTCCATTACATAATTTTACAGATTGGTACCACTTATGGAGAGAAGAATATTTAAACTCCAAACGTATAAAGGAGTAGGAGGAAACATTGAAAAATTACATAATTAGAGTCAGGATCTAGCTAGAACTCTTTTCAAGTAAATAACATTTCCATTATGGATACTGTCTCTGGTACTAATAGTAAAAGGTAAAATATCAGAATTCTTTGAATCTCTGGTAATTGACCTATACCGGTATGGCATCAactatccaaaaacccattatccagaatgctctaaaTTACcagaactcctcgggggcttataatatccctatattttacaatagggggcactttattcactatatagtataaggaactcctcgggggcttataatatccctatatgttacaatagggggtactttattcactatatattataaggaactcctcgggggcttattatatccctatatgttacaatagggggtactttattcactatatattataaggaactccttgggggcttataatatccctatatgttacaatagggggtactttagtcactatatattataaggaactcctcggggacttataatatccctatatgttacaatagggggtactttattcactatatattataaggaactcctctgtgccttataatgtccctatatgttacaatatggggtgctttattcactatatatacttTACTGTACTAACTATATCACAGAGTGCCCACAATTTAGTTTTAGTTTCACTTAATAAAGGGtatgttttacatatgagtgtttattaaataaatacaatatattcccTAATTAAATACTTGTTctctttgcacaaaaaaaattcttcattcaTGATTCAAATCTTGAGTATCTTTGTCCATGAAGATTGTCTTTCATCCAGGTCacgatatacagta
The sequence above is a segment of the Xenopus tropicalis strain Nigerian chromosome 7, UCB_Xtro_10.0, whole genome shotgun sequence genome. Coding sequences within it:
- the LOC116412147 gene encoding olfactory receptor 1019-like, with amino-acid sequence MSLLCLNRTGSYSIYPIYILGVIIQGFSDTPELQIPLFVLFLVIYLIILLGNLIIFLVISFNPHLHTPMYIFLQNLSLIDISFPSNILPNLLHILLTQQNNISFLGCMTQMYVFGFLAASEYFLLTAMAYDRYVAICDPLHYIARMSRKHCAGLITAAFTVGFLDPVAHLVLIPKLSYCASHLINHFFCDITPLLKLSCSSTFSVELLNYLVGTLLGFNSFLLTLISYIFIISAILKIQSSEGRQKAFSTCASHLACVITLYGTVICLYMRPTTNYSLERDKYFSLLYIALGPVLNPLIYTLKNREFQSSFNKARQRLLYFR